One window from the genome of Gimesia aquarii encodes:
- the clpX gene encoding ATP-dependent Clp protease ATP-binding subunit ClpX, translating to MSRDDSRQTSTTKRNRSKQQMDHRLEIPSPREIVDYLDEIVVGQSEAKKRLAVGVTNHFKRLSANDGLCPFDMGDLAQVTIQKNNILLMGPTGSGKTFLAQSLAEKLNVPFAIADATSFTEAGYVGDDVENALLRLLAAAEYDIEEAQRGVIYIDEIDKIRKSSGNVSITKDVSGEGVQQALLKMIEGIDCNVPLQGGRKHPDQECIQIDTTNILFICGGAFVGLDEVISQRLGRRKTRTGNPLSEMTAHDLVKFGLIPEFVGRLPVVVGLDKLGLNNLISILTEPRDAVLKQYRKLCLFDGVEFDFTREALRELASRAMTLGTGARGLRWVVESMMTDIMYELSSKEPGLRVLSEAVPSPERCEGLPLDLAWFSVNIRRNEVTATDSAA from the coding sequence ATGAGTAGAGACGATTCACGCCAAACCTCGACTACTAAGAGAAATCGCAGTAAGCAGCAAATGGATCACAGACTGGAGATCCCATCTCCAAGGGAAATCGTCGATTATCTCGATGAAATCGTCGTTGGCCAATCCGAGGCAAAGAAGCGGCTTGCAGTGGGTGTCACGAACCACTTTAAGCGGTTGTCTGCCAATGACGGCCTATGTCCCTTCGACATGGGTGATCTCGCCCAAGTGACGATCCAGAAAAACAACATTCTGCTCATGGGGCCGACCGGCAGCGGCAAGACTTTTCTGGCCCAGTCACTTGCCGAGAAGCTAAATGTACCGTTTGCCATCGCCGACGCCACGTCCTTCACCGAAGCTGGTTACGTCGGAGATGATGTCGAGAATGCATTGCTTCGCCTGTTGGCTGCTGCCGAATACGACATCGAAGAGGCGCAGCGTGGCGTCATCTACATCGATGAAATCGACAAGATTCGAAAATCGAGTGGAAATGTCTCCATTACAAAAGATGTCTCGGGGGAAGGCGTCCAGCAGGCGCTCCTCAAAATGATCGAGGGAATTGACTGCAATGTCCCGCTGCAAGGAGGCCGCAAACATCCCGATCAGGAATGCATCCAGATCGACACTACGAATATCCTCTTCATCTGTGGAGGAGCATTCGTGGGATTGGACGAGGTGATTTCCCAGCGACTTGGGCGGCGAAAGACGAGGACTGGAAATCCACTTTCCGAAATGACTGCTCATGATCTCGTCAAATTTGGATTGATCCCGGAGTTTGTTGGACGACTCCCGGTGGTTGTAGGTCTCGACAAACTTGGCTTGAACAATCTGATTTCAATCCTTACTGAACCTCGTGATGCCGTGTTGAAGCAATACCGAAAGCTCTGTCTGTTTGACGGAGTTGAATTTGATTTCACTCGTGAAGCACTGCGAGAACTTGCATCAAGGGCGATGACTCTTGGAACTGGAGCCCGTGGTCTCCGATGGGTCGTTGAATCCATGATGACCGACATCATGTACGAACTGTCTTCCAAAGAGCCGGGACTGCGGGTGTTGTCCGAGGCAGTTCCAAGCCCCGAAAGGTGCGAGGGGTTGCCACTTGATCTGGCATGGTTCAGCGTCAACATCCGTCGCAATGAAGTCACGGCCACAGACAGTGCGGCATAA
- a CDS encoding DNA methyltransferase, with product MKNQIIEVKISDIKIGNRHRKEMGDIEELAQSIKETELLQPIGITPDHELVFGERRLRAYRDIMKLETIPARIIEVDSVLHARITEDVMRKDYSLTERVAIVETLCTFKHGGDRRSTQDGNCEDETVKLNKACKRAGLSKDSFYRAKEVQKNGIPELVEQMDNGEIAVSAAAEVSKAPVEEQRECMKRRFDGDKLTARAVNKKLREIENRKKRDEALTRAVQEVDKDDSIQIHHCSFQQLEKIAGIELESVQLICTDIPYGNEFIDQIGELAAFSKRVLVSGGLFVAYLGHHRFNEKLRALDEHLKFQWLNTSTWVGVGNVYSRLNLVSKSIPIVVYSKGEWTPRTRWVDTYVSQVQEKDWHPWQRPLHEVEKLVQYFSNPSDLVVDPCGGGFTTAIACLRNHRRFIGCDIDKAALVKGQERLDEERNGQVKLPMREIKVNSVAKGDCRDLIPALPDASINLCLCSPPYAERRNRHYPGVPEGQYADFTVEWMTKLWDKLTDDGSVLIVIDPHVKDGSVADYVLRTQIALRGSGWKQPPSRIWFKRDRGPIGRRDWPRHVYEEILWFTKTANPFCDPRADGKLTDHLTMNDYAYSRWTNGGKPGKKGIARVTDVIDVPIGGNAKGVKHPAKFPVALPEKLITTYCPSEGTVLDNFCGSGSTLIAAKKLGRAFYGFDIEAESVELSKRRLEELDQIEPPSLPQAS from the coding sequence ATGAAGAATCAAATTATCGAAGTGAAAATTAGCGACATCAAAATTGGCAATCGTCACCGAAAAGAAATGGGTGACATCGAAGAACTCGCCCAGTCAATTAAGGAGACGGAACTTCTACAGCCCATTGGGATCACGCCCGACCACGAACTCGTTTTTGGTGAAAGGCGTCTGCGTGCCTACCGAGATATCATGAAACTTGAGACCATTCCCGCTCGCATCATTGAAGTGGACTCCGTGCTTCACGCTCGAATAACCGAAGATGTAATGCGAAAGGATTATAGTCTCACTGAGCGTGTTGCCATCGTTGAAACTCTTTGCACTTTTAAGCACGGTGGAGATCGTCGTTCAACGCAAGATGGGAATTGCGAAGATGAAACTGTGAAGCTGAATAAAGCCTGTAAACGGGCAGGTCTCAGCAAGGATAGTTTTTACAGAGCGAAGGAAGTTCAGAAGAATGGCATTCCTGAGCTTGTTGAGCAAATGGACAATGGTGAGATCGCCGTATCTGCTGCGGCAGAAGTTTCCAAGGCACCTGTGGAGGAACAGCGAGAGTGTATGAAACGGCGTTTTGATGGCGACAAGCTTACCGCCCGTGCCGTCAATAAGAAGCTTCGGGAGATCGAAAACAGGAAGAAGCGAGACGAAGCTCTTACTCGTGCGGTTCAAGAGGTTGACAAGGATGATTCGATCCAGATCCATCATTGTTCGTTCCAACAGTTGGAGAAGATTGCCGGTATTGAGCTAGAATCCGTCCAACTAATCTGCACGGACATCCCTTATGGCAACGAGTTCATAGATCAGATCGGTGAGTTGGCAGCTTTTTCAAAACGTGTTCTGGTATCGGGAGGTCTATTCGTTGCCTACCTTGGACATCATCGCTTCAACGAAAAGTTGCGGGCACTCGATGAGCATCTCAAGTTCCAATGGTTGAACACTTCAACGTGGGTGGGTGTAGGCAATGTCTATTCCAGACTGAATCTAGTCAGCAAGTCGATTCCAATCGTTGTTTACTCGAAGGGCGAATGGACTCCTCGGACACGATGGGTTGATACCTACGTTAGTCAGGTTCAGGAAAAAGACTGGCATCCGTGGCAACGCCCCTTGCATGAAGTCGAGAAACTCGTGCAATATTTCAGCAACCCCAGCGACCTCGTTGTCGATCCTTGCGGTGGTGGCTTCACCACAGCGATTGCATGCCTGCGGAATCATCGGCGATTCATCGGCTGTGACATTGACAAGGCTGCGCTCGTGAAAGGACAGGAACGACTCGACGAAGAACGGAACGGGCAGGTTAAACTGCCGATGAGAGAAATCAAGGTCAACAGCGTGGCCAAGGGGGACTGCCGTGATCTGATTCCAGCATTGCCAGATGCCTCGATCAACCTCTGCCTGTGCTCACCTCCATACGCCGAGCGAAGGAACCGGCATTATCCGGGTGTACCAGAAGGGCAGTACGCCGACTTCACGGTGGAATGGATGACGAAGTTGTGGGACAAGTTGACCGATGATGGATCTGTGCTGATCGTGATTGATCCACATGTGAAGGATGGCAGCGTGGCCGACTACGTTCTTCGGACTCAAATTGCCTTGCGAGGATCGGGTTGGAAGCAACCTCCATCCCGCATCTGGTTCAAACGAGATCGTGGCCCCATCGGAAGACGGGATTGGCCCCGTCATGTGTACGAAGAAATCCTTTGGTTCACCAAGACGGCTAACCCGTTTTGTGATCCTCGTGCGGACGGAAAGCTGACCGATCATCTCACGATGAACGACTATGCTTACTCCCGATGGACCAACGGTGGAAAGCCGGGGAAGAAAGGCATTGCCCGAGTGACTGATGTGATTGACGTGCCGATTGGTGGAAATGCCAAAGGCGTGAAGCATCCGGCGAAGTTTCCGGTCGCACTGCCCGAGAAGTTGATCACGACGTATTGCCCATCGGAGGGCACGGTTCTTGATAATTTCTGCGGTTCAGGTTCTACACTAATAGCGGCCAAGAAACTCGGTAGAGCGTTTTACGGGTTCGACATCGAAGCGGAATCCGTGGAACTCTCCAAAAGACGGCTTGAAGAGTTGGATCAGATAGAACCACCGTCACTCCCGCAGGCTAGTTAA
- a CDS encoding DNA methyltransferase, translated as MKNTNNNSNRITTHHSTDRSWAIHHGDVNKVLPTLPPVTFDGVFCDPPYGLKFMGHKWDGTIPPTTVFQDLLRLCKPGAYLLVFGHPKTFHRLSCNIEDAGWVLRDVLCWLYGDGFPKGKNIGQTLDERWDDYHTFLKSAWEPIILAMKPVDGTFVKNATNHGCGGLNIGDCRIGTTCCTKRSHQAPYPRLADSIQDSSNSVRTGRSVEEIDKGRYPANLLLDEEAAAILDEQSGNSKSRQSRRRKAGSNVGNCKTLNAFRSRMDVVEGYDDEGGASRFFYCPKVRGKKRQGNAHPTVKPLALCEYLACLILQPEREIPRRLLVPYSGSGSEMIGALSAGWDHVTGIEIDDQFVTTARRRLSEHKDEFVRPA; from the coding sequence ATGAAAAATACCAACAACAATTCAAATCGCATCACTACTCATCACTCGACAGATCGAAGCTGGGCCATCCACCACGGCGACGTTAACAAAGTTTTACCGACGCTTCCGCCAGTCACATTCGATGGTGTTTTCTGCGACCCGCCGTATGGCCTCAAATTCATGGGGCACAAATGGGACGGAACTATCCCGCCTACTACTGTGTTTCAAGATCTGTTGCGTCTTTGTAAACCCGGCGCATATTTACTTGTGTTTGGTCATCCCAAGACTTTTCACCGACTCTCCTGCAACATCGAAGATGCAGGTTGGGTACTCAGAGATGTGCTGTGTTGGCTCTACGGTGACGGCTTTCCCAAGGGGAAAAATATTGGCCAGACTCTCGACGAACGGTGGGACGACTACCATACGTTCTTGAAGTCAGCATGGGAGCCAATCATTCTGGCAATGAAGCCAGTCGATGGCACGTTCGTCAAGAACGCTACGAACCATGGCTGCGGTGGACTCAACATCGGAGACTGTCGAATTGGGACAACATGTTGTACAAAGCGAAGTCATCAGGCTCCATATCCAAGGCTTGCAGACAGCATACAGGACAGTAGCAATTCGGTACGCACAGGTCGTTCCGTCGAAGAGATCGACAAGGGGAGGTATCCTGCCAACCTTCTTCTCGACGAGGAAGCTGCTGCTATTCTTGATGAGCAAAGTGGGAATTCGAAGTCACGCCAATCACGTCGTCGAAAGGCCGGTAGCAATGTTGGTAACTGCAAGACGCTCAACGCATTTCGTTCTCGAATGGATGTTGTGGAGGGATATGATGATGAAGGTGGTGCCTCTCGGTTCTTTTACTGTCCCAAGGTCAGAGGAAAGAAACGACAGGGAAACGCCCATCCCACGGTCAAACCACTTGCTCTGTGTGAATATCTCGCTTGTCTGATTCTTCAACCAGAACGTGAGATACCCCGCCGCTTGTTGGTGCCATACTCGGGCAGCGGTTCCGAAATGATCGGAGCACTTTCGGCAGGTTGGGATCACGTGACAGGCATCGAAATAGACGATCAATTCGTCACCACGGCACGTCGGAGACTGTCGGAGCACAAGGACGAATTCGTACGTCCTGCTTGA
- a CDS encoding DUF1580 domain-containing protein: protein MIEIGKEKIITFVEAAKFLPRRRAGRKPHVSTLYRWAKQGLRNVKLETIQVGGTCCTSVEALQRFFDTLSTRPIFVCHRNKKRIEEAEQKLRDAGI, encoded by the coding sequence ATGATTGAGATTGGTAAAGAGAAAATCATCACATTTGTAGAAGCAGCGAAATTTTTGCCTCGTCGTCGAGCAGGAAGGAAACCACATGTTTCCACTTTGTATCGCTGGGCTAAACAAGGTTTGCGAAATGTAAAACTTGAAACAATTCAGGTGGGGGGCACTTGCTGCACAAGCGTCGAAGCACTCCAAAGGTTTTTTGATACTTTGAGTACCAGACCCATTTTCGTATGCCATAGAAATAAAAAACGAATTGAAGAAGCAGAACAAAAATTGAGAGATGCTGGGATTTAG
- a CDS encoding redoxin family protein — protein MSCNCIAWKSTLNFSQSVQLLILLLSMLAANLWQTQLWATETQQNKTPHASNQLAQASDKKKPNTAKPEKHQIPSKRPPEIKILSTVKEGGGYGKELHRVTIKGIARTTAGDPVKDADIYVASYASRMPGNFERLRSRTKSDASGRFELKDIQLLVIRQRANPLPKPVEGGFIIFGTKDKYGFTWHPTRNYRPYKRPTGIDKGDKNEQITARAFYQSEPISVDLMFEPAVKLRGHITDDLGQPLAGAKVQFGLVDNLRDPGGWGLYSCLFLGNKSNSVLKPVAFDGILSLPAEFRETRTDPNGYYEFNHLRRDTSYLANIDPGPEYDPWQFRLETTNSAKKNKRIVRVGYDGKLDREFIAPRNVRVRVVQSKSDRPVPNVLITAEDSRKIRRGGIQARSDSQGNAMLKLLPGKYTLKAEPTPDQPFVFLSQKQTIPQTKDDVAVTLKLSPAAVVKLKVVDADTNKPISGVRFDYETDTSSRQIPVSTQTVYVDYPKTNTAGELQIFMEPGMRRFIVTEPQNLAYADSSRGKLVKLSGGQTAEILFRLSKPQFLPAEIKTDNLQPDKSSIYPEELQLKWHTQSERLKQTPLRIAARQIMLVKHNISAKNLLNDLRTLDPYQIPNINKILEKHHHQKLTWAKVVITSDRGKNRADHYYSKLLQKKNLADQKRIQQPDRISVFNGKKSMSYSNTNNQASVSVGHSMVYVNTVFDLCSWPSLRSVRPSKKSKIRPKLKISHSGKQTTYEISSKSSSFRRIFDQQTGFIFESSMGANLDEPERVNLYFAPEKYSNGLILPRVHMTWNMSQGKLRFLSAYVIEKVEILEPVPADAFAISLPTGTLLIDSRHVPTRSAGRSPVRPVTRTLRAPVTDMAAYLKRHPPINYDLESTIQYGKPAPKINPAKWLTAEGESTAPDLAGKVVLVEFWGTKCGPCLGQLPEVQLAAKHYAKHPFVLIGMHDSYATAKDLQAFAQKEKISYQLAIDQRATEKGWFGQTMREFGVRGIPKAAVIDKKGNVAFVGSFNEALRTVDQLLQQKK, from the coding sequence ATGAGTTGTAATTGTATCGCATGGAAGTCGACTCTGAATTTTTCACAGAGCGTTCAACTCTTGATTCTTTTATTGAGCATGCTCGCGGCCAATCTCTGGCAGACTCAATTATGGGCTACGGAAACGCAACAAAACAAAACACCGCATGCATCAAATCAACTCGCTCAAGCATCCGATAAAAAGAAGCCCAATACGGCAAAGCCAGAAAAGCATCAAATACCATCAAAGCGGCCTCCTGAAATCAAAATTCTCAGTACGGTGAAGGAAGGAGGAGGCTATGGAAAGGAGTTACATCGTGTGACGATTAAAGGTATCGCGCGCACAACAGCCGGGGATCCTGTTAAAGATGCAGACATTTATGTAGCCAGTTATGCAAGTCGTATGCCCGGAAATTTTGAACGCTTACGTAGCCGAACGAAAAGTGATGCCAGCGGGCGTTTCGAATTAAAGGACATTCAACTGCTCGTCATTCGACAGCGAGCCAACCCCTTGCCCAAACCAGTCGAGGGCGGTTTTATTATTTTTGGAACCAAGGATAAGTATGGCTTTACCTGGCATCCTACTCGCAATTACCGCCCTTACAAACGCCCCACAGGAATCGACAAGGGGGACAAAAATGAGCAAATCACAGCACGTGCCTTTTACCAAAGTGAACCAATTAGCGTGGATCTGATGTTTGAACCCGCAGTGAAATTACGTGGCCACATCACAGACGATTTAGGGCAGCCGCTCGCGGGGGCAAAAGTACAATTTGGCCTGGTTGACAATCTTCGAGACCCAGGAGGTTGGGGATTATACTCATGTCTTTTTCTGGGAAATAAATCTAACTCTGTCCTCAAGCCAGTTGCCTTCGATGGAATATTATCACTACCTGCTGAGTTCCGTGAAACGCGGACTGACCCCAATGGTTACTATGAATTTAATCATCTCCGCCGTGATACCAGTTATCTTGCTAACATCGATCCAGGTCCGGAGTATGATCCCTGGCAATTCAGGTTAGAGACGACAAACTCCGCTAAGAAGAATAAAAGGATTGTCAGAGTAGGCTATGATGGTAAGCTCGATCGTGAATTTATTGCACCGCGGAATGTGAGGGTCCGCGTTGTGCAAAGTAAATCAGATCGACCTGTTCCTAATGTACTGATTACGGCTGAAGACAGCCGCAAGATTCGGCGCGGAGGGATCCAAGCGCGTTCCGACAGTCAGGGAAATGCGATGTTAAAACTGTTACCTGGTAAATACACCTTGAAGGCAGAACCAACGCCCGATCAACCGTTTGTGTTTTTGAGTCAAAAGCAGACGATACCTCAAACGAAAGACGATGTAGCGGTCACTCTTAAACTTAGCCCGGCTGCGGTCGTGAAATTGAAAGTGGTCGATGCAGATACCAATAAACCAATTTCTGGTGTGCGATTTGACTACGAAACCGATACATCAAGCAGACAAATTCCGGTTTCGACTCAGACAGTCTATGTCGACTATCCCAAAACAAATACTGCTGGCGAACTGCAGATATTCATGGAACCGGGCATGCGCCGATTCATCGTCACCGAACCACAGAATTTAGCATACGCCGATTCCAGTCGGGGTAAGCTGGTCAAGTTGTCGGGAGGCCAGACTGCCGAAATTCTGTTTCGACTCTCGAAACCGCAATTTTTACCTGCTGAGATTAAAACTGATAACCTGCAACCAGATAAATCATCAATCTATCCCGAAGAGCTACAACTCAAATGGCATACGCAATCAGAACGTCTCAAGCAGACTCCCCTGCGGATCGCGGCACGCCAGATCATGCTCGTTAAACACAATATTTCTGCAAAAAACTTACTCAATGACTTACGAACTCTCGATCCGTATCAAATTCCGAACATCAATAAGATATTAGAAAAACACCATCATCAGAAATTGACATGGGCGAAGGTAGTCATCACTTCGGATCGTGGTAAAAACCGCGCAGACCACTATTACAGCAAGTTGCTTCAAAAAAAGAATCTCGCAGATCAAAAGCGAATTCAACAGCCTGACAGAATAAGTGTTTTCAATGGCAAAAAATCGATGTCCTACAGCAATACTAATAATCAAGCAAGCGTTTCAGTGGGACACAGCATGGTGTACGTCAATACTGTTTTTGACCTTTGTAGCTGGCCATCCCTGCGCAGCGTTCGCCCTTCGAAAAAAAGTAAAATTCGCCCCAAGCTAAAGATCAGTCATTCAGGAAAACAAACTACCTATGAGATAAGTTCAAAGTCATCCTCTTTTCGTCGTATCTTTGACCAGCAAACAGGATTTATTTTCGAATCATCAATGGGTGCCAATCTGGATGAACCAGAACGAGTTAATTTGTACTTCGCCCCTGAAAAATATTCGAATGGTTTGATTCTTCCGCGCGTGCACATGACCTGGAATATGTCGCAAGGTAAACTCAGGTTTCTCAGCGCATATGTTATTGAAAAAGTGGAAATTTTAGAACCTGTTCCTGCGGACGCATTCGCGATTTCATTACCCACAGGAACCCTACTCATTGATTCGCGTCATGTACCAACCCGGTCAGCTGGTAGATCGCCTGTTCGACCTGTTACCAGGACACTGCGTGCACCGGTGACAGATATGGCTGCTTATCTGAAACGTCACCCCCCTATCAACTATGATCTGGAAAGTACGATTCAATATGGCAAACCGGCTCCGAAAATCAATCCAGCCAAATGGTTGACTGCAGAAGGGGAATCGACAGCACCTGACTTAGCCGGTAAAGTCGTGTTGGTGGAATTCTGGGGCACAAAATGTGGGCCTTGTCTAGGACAGCTACCTGAAGTTCAATTGGCTGCGAAACACTATGCCAAACATCCGTTTGTATTAATTGGTATGCATGACAGCTACGCCACAGCTAAAGATCTGCAGGCATTTGCACAAAAAGAGAAAATCAGTTATCAATTGGCCATAGACCAACGGGCGACTGAGAAAGGGTGGTTTGGCCAAACGATGCGCGAATTTGGTGTGCGAGGCATTCCCAAAGCAGCCGTAATTGACAAAAAAGGAAACGTTGCCTTTGTCGGTTCTTTCAATGAAGCATTACGCACTGTGGATCAACTTTTGCAGCAAAAAAAGTAG
- a CDS encoding helix-turn-helix domain-containing protein: MANHSADSRHHCQCPITPKFFWDILGQLVDLWDTIWDNHGMKRDPEEFKQNVRRRLNELNLTQKEAAEKADLPYKWVRRICSRGLTRIEGRNAEQVKKLCDLLGIEDHEQLFSGIGFDDTPAGWAKKAAEVIRRKNSDGEQLKSQIDIAYRKLAAESVWELIKSRGLYDTFKKMGKFTNQEDGLALIRYLLAGDAVENALPLSAEQIVEKVEAKKDSTDSSSK, from the coding sequence TTGGCCAACCACTCGGCTGACTCACGCCACCATTGCCAGTGTCCTATTACACCCAAATTTTTCTGGGACATTCTGGGACAGTTGGTAGATTTATGGGACACGATCTGGGACAATCATGGAATGAAACGAGATCCCGAGGAATTCAAACAGAACGTGCGACGACGGCTGAATGAGCTAAACCTCACACAGAAGGAGGCCGCAGAGAAAGCTGACCTACCCTACAAATGGGTGAGACGAATTTGCTCACGAGGGCTGACAAGGATTGAGGGGCGAAACGCAGAGCAAGTCAAGAAGCTGTGCGATCTTCTTGGAATTGAAGATCACGAGCAACTGTTTTCAGGAATCGGTTTCGATGACACTCCTGCTGGTTGGGCTAAGAAAGCAGCCGAAGTCATTCGACGAAAAAACAGTGATGGAGAACAGTTGAAAAGTCAAATTGACATTGCATACCGAAAGCTCGCCGCTGAGTCAGTGTGGGAACTCATCAAGAGCAGAGGGTTGTATGATACCTTCAAGAAAATGGGAAAATTCACAAACCAAGAAGACGGGCTGGCCCTAATCAGATACCTGTTGGCTGGTGACGCTGTAGAGAATGCCCTACCTCTTTCAGCAGAGCAGATCGTTGAGAAGGTGGAAGCGAAAAAAGACAGTACAGACAGCAGTTCAAAATGA